The genome window AGCAAAAGATAGTGGGTCGAGAGGTCAAGGGTGCGTTCTGTCCCCAGCATGGTCAACCGCGACCCACTGAGAATTTTAGCGATTTGGTCGGAGAGGGGAATCTCGCTGCTGCTATGCCCCACGGCCAGTTGCCAGTTGTGCTTTTCTGTTTGGTATTGGATGGCAGTGCTGAGGGCGACGGTGACTAGGGTGCTGAGGGTGGGCAGCACTTCCAGAAATTCTGGTTCGAGGGGATGGTGGCTGAACAGGGCCAGTACGCCAATGACGCGCTGACCGATCGCGAGGGGATAGCCAGCAAAGCCGCGAATTTGGTGGGCGATCGCCCATTCCCGATTGCCCACCCAGGGTTCTTCTGGCAGGTTGTTACTCAAAAAGGAGACGCGGTTTTGGGCGATTTTGCCCACTTTATACGCCCCCATGGGCACGCGGCCAAAAAAGCCATTGGTGTGGGTGTACATGCCCGATGAGGCGACCAACCGCAAGAGGGTTTGATTGGATTCTAATAACCAGATGCGGGCAAAGGCGCAATTAAATCGCTCAACTAATCCATCAGTCAGAGATTGCGCCAGTAATTCTGGCTCTAGGCATCCCGCAAATGACTGGGCAATTTCGGTGGCTTGCTGCAAGTCAAATAGCAGGTGCGCTGGGTTAAGCAGGCTATCTGACGAGGTGGGCATTCGAGGTGGACTATTGTTGGCGTGGGGCGGCAGAACCATAGTCTCTATTGAGGCGTAGTTCTGCATTTGGCTGTGTATCTACGGTTACAAAGCTAAGGTTCTATGTGCAGTTGGCGGGGAAGAATGCTGATGTATTCGCCTGGAGTATATTCGCTCGGGGGTGGGGTGGGAAGGGGTTGGCTCCAGAGCAAGGGTTCGGCAACTATCGGCAACTCAACCCAGGCAATCCAGCTATTGACTCATGAAAATGAGTATTTCGTGACAATATCAGAAAGAATGGCTCAGGGGCAATTGTAAAGCAGGATAGGAAACCAATGCTTTTGTCTTGCGCTGTCAATGGATCTGGAGAATCCCCCATGACAACTTGCAACAGATCGTAATCACTTCCAGAGCTAGATTTAGGAACAATTGTATTCACCCCTGCAATTACCAACATGCTCAGTCAGTCTGAGATAGTAGCATTGTTACAACACTATCAATCAGGCGATTAATAATGTAGCTGTAAATGATTCAGCAAATTACGATTTAGTCGTGAACCGTTCAGAGAATAATGAACCTGGATTATTCGATCGAATGTGTTTTTCTGTTACAGTAGATTCACTTTAGTAATGCATTGGATATTGCAAATCATTACATGCATTGGGTATTGCAAGCAATTACAACAGGTATCGCTGCCTTCATTGCCACTAATCTTGATGATCTGATTCTGTTAACGATTTTATTCAGCCAAGTGTATTCTGCTGGCGATCGAGATGCTGCACCAACAGAGGGGCAACCCAGTCATGGACGAAAAGCTGAGGGGTCGCTAGTTCAAGCTCAGAAAATTCGGGCTCAGCAAATTCGGGCTCAGCAAATTGTTACTGGTCAATATCTCGGATTTCTGATCCTTGTGTTGGCCAGCTTACCAGGTGTTTTAGGCGGTTGGATTGTGCCTCGGCCCTGGTTGGGATTGTTGGGGTTACTCCCGATCGCCATTGGCCTGCACCAACTGTTGCATCAAGAACCCGAAGCAACCGTTCAGCAAGTCAATGTCATAGCCCTCCCCGATCGGCCCCAGCGAAATTCTCGCAAAATCACCGCTTTACTGAGTTCGCCGATCGGCCAAGTTGCGGCCATTACCGTCGCCAATGGGGGCGACAATCTGGGGATTTACGTACCTTTGTTTGCCAGTCAACCTGTGGCGACGGTTGGCTTAATTTTGGTCGTCTTTTTTGGCCTGGTCGGCGTCTGGTGCGCGATCGCCTATTTCCTAACCCGCCATCCAGTCATCGTAAAAATTCTGGCGCGTTATGGGCACTTGCTTTTACCTCTCGTATTGATCGGTTTAGGCATCATGATCATCATGGAAAGCCAAACTTTGACATTGTTGCCCAACTGGTTATAGCGGGACTGGGCAAATTATCGACAAATTATCATCGACAAATTATCCTAGTCGGTTCTGCTTACTGGAAATCAACCTACCGAAAATAAAAAGAGCAAATAAAAAGAGCGGGTAACGAACTTACCCACTCTTCCTGATTTTTAGGTTTTGAATTTTTGTCTCGAGTGAAGTTTCCCGGAAACGAGATCTGGCTTCAATGTGCTGGCGAGAATATGCTAGCGAGCCGATCGTCTGGAATTAACCTTAAACCGCCGCCAATTCCTTTTCAGGACGCTTGCTGTTGCGGATACTGTCGATCGCGGCAGCATAATCCGGCGCGTTAAACACCGCAGACCCAGCCACGATCGCATTGGCCCCTGCTTCCAGCACTTGCCAGGTATTGTTCCCCTTCAAGCCACCATCCACTTCAATCCAAGGATCCAAGCCACGCTCATCACACATTTGACGCAGTTGCTTGATCTTGGGCACAACGCCGGGAATAAAGCTCTGGCCACCGAAACCCGGGTTAACGCTCATGATCAAGATCAAATCGCACAGATCTAGAACATACTCGATCGTCTCCAACGAAGTCCCAGGATTCAGCACAACCCCTGCTTGCTTACCCAGATCCTTAATCATGCCCAGGGTGCGATGCAAGTGAATCGTAGCGCTCTGTTCCGCATGGACGGAAATGATATCAGCCCCTGCCTTGGCAAAGTCTGCAACGTAACGCTCAGGCTCAACGATCATCAAATGCACATCCAAGGGCTTTTGGGTGTGGGGACGGACTGCATCCACAATCAGTGGACCGATCGTGATGTTGGGAACAAACCGACCATCCATCACATCAACATGGATCCAATCAGCTCCAGCGGCATCTACCGCACGGATTTCTTCTCCTAAACGACTGAAATCAGCAGACAAAATCGACGGGGAAATAACGATCGGCTTGTTTGAAGTCATGGTGGCAGTGGGTCGTTGACGACGAGTAGACAACAAATTTGTGATTAGTTTAACAAAATGTGAATCTTTCCTTTCAGAATTTTGGTGAGGAAATCGACAAATTTTGAATGAAGGTGAGATTGCGCGGTCGGAGGCCAATTCAGGGTGTAGGGTGTAAATAGTGGGGATTTGAAAATCGGAAGTAGGACATGATACGCCAATTCAGGCCAAAGTTACGGGAATCAAGCGCAAACGGTCTTGATTTACCCCAGTTTTGGCTGATTCACACGCTGCTCTCCCCCCAGAAACGATTCCTGGTCAGTTTAGTGCTGATCTCTTGGAGTCTGATGGGGTTTAACCAACCCGTTCCGATCGAAGATTCGTCGATTGGCGATAAAGGCATTGATGCCCTACGCCTCCAGAAATCTCCCCATAACTTAACCGGGCGCAAAATTGCGATCGGGCAAGTAGAAGTGGGTCGCCCTCCTAAGTTTGGGGTGGACAAAGCCAAGGATCGCAGTCGGCGGATTCAACCAGAATCGGCGTTTTTCCATGTTCCCATCGTCGATGCCTTTTTCCGCGATCGTAAGCCGGGACGGAATGTCAGTGTTGACCCCCATGCGACCCAGGTGGCCAGCCTCTTGGTCAGTGACAGTAAAGCCATCCGAGGCGTTGCGCCCAATGCTCGCCTGTATGTGGCGGGGGCCGGAGCCATGAACCGAGGGGCCCAGCAGGAAGACTGCCTCGCAGCCCAAACCGTCGCCATGCAAAATGGGGGGGATGTGCGGGCCATCAACATTAGTTTTGGGGAATCCCTACGACAGGATCCACGTTCAAAGGCCGTGCTAGATGGCAACGCCCTCCTCACCCAATGTTTAGATTGGTCTGCGAGGGTTCATGATGTTCTGTACGTGGTCGCAGGCAATCAAGGCAAAGGCGGCATTCCCATTCCAACTGATAACTACAATGGGATGACGATCGCCTTTACCCAACGGGTAGACGATCGCTATGCCAAGATCGATTTTTCTAATATTGGGGATAGCAGCCCATCGGTGTTAAAACGCAATGAGGGGATTGAGTCGAACCTGAATAACCGTCGATCGATCGCCTTGGCTGCACCGGGATATCGAGTCAATGTACGACGACTGGATGGTCAAGTCGTGACGACCAGCGGCACCAGCTTTGCGACGCCCCACGTTACTGGAACGGTGGCGCTGCTGCAAGAATACGGCGATCGCCAACTCCGAAAATCCTGCCAACGGGGCGAGGGCTGCCGTCTGCCTTGGACGATCGATGCCCGTCGTCACGAAGTCATGAAAGCGGTATTAATGAATTCCGCCGATAAATTACAGGACACCGATGGTCGGCGGTTAGGCATGACCCGCACAATTTTTCAGAAGAACAATCAAACTTGGCTGGAGAGCGATGCGGCTCAATCCCCCAAAATTCCCTTGAACTTTCAGATGGGGGCAGGTCAGTTGAATGCCTATCGTGCCTATCAACAATTCAGTGCAGGACAGTGGAATCCCCAGAAGTCCGTGCCCGCGATCGGATGGGACTATAACGAAGTCCTTCACTCACCGAACGATCGAAAACGGCATTCAGCATCTGTGAACGCCCGATCTGGCTCCACTTCTAACTCACCCACTGACCCCACTGCTGACAGAATCTCGGCCAGTCCAGTGTATCGGGACTATGTTTTAAATCAACCCATTGCCGCAGGCCAGTACGTGTCCATCACCTTGACTTGGAGTCGCCAAGTGGAGCTGATCGATCGCAACCAAAATGGCCAGTACGACATTGGTGAAGGCTTCAACGATCGCGGTCTTAATAATCTTGATCTGTACCTCATGCCGATCGAGGAAAACGATATCCGCAAAAGCGTAGCCGCTTCCATCAGTGAAGTAGACAGCACAGAACATGTCTTTCAAGCAGTTCCAGTGACTGGCCGCTACAAAATCCGGGTCTATTTCCGCCAAGCGGTCAATGCACTCAGCCAATCCTATGCCTTGGCTTGGTGGACGGCTACGGCCAAGTAGAGTCCCCCAGGAAGCTTCCGGGTTACCTGCCAGCCATCTCTTGAACCGGACTGCTTGCAATCGAATGAACGCCTTGGCAATGTCTTGTTAGCTATGCCTGAAACTGGCTGTGCCGGGAACTAGCTGTGCCGGGGAAAACTAGGTAGCTCAACGGCTGATAGTGAATCCCGCTTTTTCATCGATCGCGTCGGATAGAGGATGGGGGCAATTTCTGACATTTCATTGAAAACGTCCGGGGCAAGGGGGTCGTCGATCTCAGATCGATCGTGGTCAGAATCGCGATCGTGGTCAGCACCCGGCTGGGCTGGACGGCCTGCCTCACCTGCCGCTGGAGTACCTAGATGGGCCAGGGGAGAAGCCGCTTCTGCACCATCCCCATCACTAGTGGAAGGACTGGAGGCCATTGCAGTAGCCTCTCTTGTAGCAATTTTTCTTGCAGCGTCTACCGTCCCTGGCCACTGAACCACTCGCCCTGCGATCGAAGTCAGACTGGGTTGCTGTGGGGGCGTATCCTGGGAACTCACCGGAAGATTGTCGGCCAGGTCGCCGGACTGGCTGGCTAGATGACTGTCTAACCGATGGACGGTCGGGAGAGCTGTCAGCGAACTAGACAATGCATCAGGATCCGCTAAATCAGCAGCCAGGACAGAATCCCCTAAGGAGAGATCGGGGGCCTCACCCTGCACGGTCGTTTCCCCCAAGGGGCTGTGTAGTCTATCGCTGCCCCCTGGGCCTGTTGCATGATCTACTTCAGAAGATACCTGCCGCTGAATCGTATAACTGACCATAGGTTGCTCATCCCCAGATGAACCTATCTCGTCGGGCACGATCGGCGGTATTTGCTCATGGGACGCAGCGATCGAATCAGATACCACCATTGAGTCAGATGTCACTGAGTCAGATGCCACCGCAGCTTCAACCGGCTGACCATTCATAAAAGCATTCATCCAAGCCTGAAAGGCCGGATCTAGGGTCTCATTCTCTTCATAGGAGGCCGACCAGGGCTGAACCGGCTGCGAACGTGGAATGCTTAATTTGACCGGTTGCCCCTGAAGTAAATCAAGGTCTGCGGCCACCAGGGAAGGTTCTTCCACCCCATCGGGCACCGAGCTATGCATGTAGGTGGCTGTGGGCACATCCAGACATTTCTCCAACGCCGCTTTAAATTGCAGCGTGTAGCGCTGTTGACGGTGTAGGCGAGATCGGAGATCGCGACAGGTAATTTCCATCTGGTGGAAAGTTTGCATTTGTTCGGTGTAGCGTTGTTGTGCCAGCGCACATTCCCGCTCTAGCTGAGCAATTTGTTCGTGACTGCTCTGAAGCTGTACCGTAATCGTCTCCACCAAAATCTGCTGCTTTTGCGCCGTTTGATGGGAGCGCTCCAATTCTTGGAAGAGCTCTCGAATGCGACCCTGCGCTTTGTGCAATTCTTGGTTATGCTGCTGAATCAGTTCGGCTTGATCCGTTGTATTTTGAGGTTGAGCTAAGGCTAGGGTTTCCCAGCGCTCCATTTCTTCCCGCAGAGCGGATTGGGACGTGGCCAACGCCCTCTCTAGTTGGCTCACTTGCTCCCGCAGTTCTTGATTCTGCCGCTGTAGTTCCTGGAATGAGGCTTCCTTGCTGCTGCTAGCGTACCCCTCTGATCCAGTCGGCTCGCCCCCAGCCTCTCCCCCGATCGCCGCTGCCCCATCTCCCAAGTTCCAGGTCACTTCCGCCATCGTAATTTCAGGCAACGCATCAACACTCGTTGCATGGGGAAAGGTCACCGTGGTCCAACCATCGTCATTGCCGTCATGGCTGCCATTGCCGGGAATGGATTCATTGCCTGCTGCTGAGGTATCTGACCTGGCAGCTACCTCATCCGATAACTCTGTCGATCGCGCGGTTGATCGCAACTGAGTCGGCTGAATCTGAGTTAGTTCAGACTGGCTAGAAGGCTGACTAGAATTGGGGTTAGGAACTGCGGCTTCACTCATTGTTAACTCATCCTGAATGATAGGGGCTCCTCAAGGTGTCCGTCGAAGAGTTCTAGATGGAAAATCGATCCAGAGAATACAGGGCCATAACAAATTCCCTAGAAACTCCTGGCAGTGGCTATTCACCCATTCTGTCCCTTTATCGGATAAACCCGGCAACATTTCTGCTAAAGGGATGACAGTAAGTAGGATAACCCAATTCCACTAGAACGCTGTGCTTGATCTTGCGGATTACCGTGATCTCATTGATCACTTCGATCACCTAGGGATTTCACGGAGATGCAACGAAAAAGATTGCCCCAACAAATACCATTTCCTCAACATCGACAAAGGTTTCAGGGAATCTTTTAGGTCGCTGGAATGGAATACTGAAAACAGATATCCACAACAGGGGTGATAACGGGCAGAGGCTAGGGTACCCAGAACATTGGAAAAAGCAACAAACTCCTCTAAAAATTTTTAGATTGTTGCAAACTACCGCATCACTTGACACAAAATTTCACGATGAACGATCGCTTGTTGGATTAAATTCTCGCGATAGGATTGGGCAGCCCAGGTCTTCGCACCCAAGAGATCAAGCCATTCTTGTACTATTTTCTGTACTAAGACTTCAGGATCAGACGACAACTGACCGAGTTCCTGTCCTGGCAGATGCAGGGCTTGCATCACTTGGGACACCTTAGGGTCATAGCTCAGGGCATAGCAGCGGCAATCCTCTGCTGCCGCCATAATGACTGCATGAAGTCGCATCGCGATCGTGAGATCCACCTTCTGAAAAATCCCCTTCACCTGCTGCGGATCCTCCAGTAGCACAATGGGACTATCGGGAAACTGGGTTTGCAGCCGTTGGGCCAGTGCCCAATCAAGGCTCTGTTGGAAGGGCAAGAAGACAAAAGAAACCCGAGCCTTTTGCTGAAACTGTTGCAGGGCCTGAATCAGCAGCTCTAGCCACGGTTCAGTTAGCGTTGCATGTTGGCGCACATTCACCGCGACCCAGGGCCGTGGTAACCCTTGGGTCAGGCGATCGAAGGTGGGGGACTGGCGGGGGGTCATGGCCCAAACCGGATCCGGCGCAAGGGTATGGGGAATCTGCCAGCGAGAGAGCAGCCCTGCGGAACCCAAATCTCGTACACTGACTGCCTGACAGCGTTTCAGCACATGGCGGGTCATCCAGCGATTATAGGACTTGTGGAGGGGGCCAAGGCCCTGCGCCCAAGCGATCGTTTGCAGGCCCATCAGTTGCGCCAGTTTCATCAATCCGGCATAGTACAGGGGGCTGATGGCACTGCTGGTGTCCTGCATGAGACTGCCGCCCCCCCAGATGAAATAGCGAGCCCCCTCATAGGCTTTGAGGATTTCCCCCAGCTTCCAACGATCGTAGGCTTCGACCCCGTAGCGATCGTAGGTTTGGTGGGGATCTTTGGACAGCACAACGGGGGTGATATGCTCCGGCAGCATTTGCAACAGGGACACCAGCAGGGCTTCATCGCCTGCATTGCCCATGCCGTAGTAGCCACACAGAACCGCTCGTTCTGAGGCTGGAGAGGAGGGAAGGGGGTTCGATCGTTGGTTGGAATCAGTCACAGCTTCGCCAGAATGAAAAATCGCGATGGTGAAGGAATTAGCGTACCTTATACTTCAGTACCCGTCTTTCAAAGTAATCGCCCATGAATGCCTTGTCCATTCCTACTTGGATTATTCACGTCTCTAGCGTCATTGAATGGATTGCTGCCATTTGGCTGGTGTGGCGGTATGCCGAAGTGATGGGCTACCCTGCGTGGAAAACGCTGTCCTGGGGGATGTTGCCAGCATTGATTAGTGCAATGTGTGCTTGTACTTGGCACTTTTTTGATAACTTACCGGGGTTAGGTTGGTTGGTGACCCTGCAAGCCGCAACAACAGCGATCGGCAATTGCACAATGATGGCCGCAGCTTGGTGGATTTGGCGAAACGCTAAACTGAGTCCTTAGATTAGGATCTGGCCGAATCTCGCATCATTGACTTGCCCAACTGACTTGCCCAACTGACTTGCCCAACTCTCGACCAACTGGCTTGCTCAACTTAAAGTTTTTAAAGGCACTATTTTTTTAAAGCCACTGCCAACAATCACTGCCAACAATTATTGTCCACTACCGGCTCACTGCCCACTACTGACTCCACAAATTTTCTCCCATGTCTAAGGAATCATTATTTGCGCTATCTCTCTTTCCCTATTTGGGTTTTCTGTGGTTTTTGACCCGTTCTCGCCAAACGCCCAAACTTGCATTGGCCGGCTTTTACCTCCTACTAGTCTTTGTTGCGGTTACAATTCCTGCTGGCATTTATGCAAAGGTTGCCTATGGGAAGGAATTAGCTAATGTTGATTGGCTCCATGGCAGTGCAGAATCCTTTCTCACGCTGTCCAATATTTTTGTTGTCCTAGGATTTCAACAGGCATTGCGGAAAGCGAAAACAGCTAATCCAACGGATCATTCTTGATATTCATCTCTCAAAGTTTTTTGGAAATGATTTATCACTCGCCACAATTTGGCTACAGTCATCATTCTGGCTAAAGCAATTATTCTGACTAAAGCAATTATTCTGGCTAAAGCAATCAATCCTGTCCTCAATTCAGTCTGTGACTATTTCTGAGATGTCCCACTCCGCTACTTCTCCAAAAACTTGCTACGGCTTGGCGATTCATACCAGTAGCCCCACCTTTGGCTTGGCGATCGCGTCAGTCCACGATCGGCAATCAATGCGTTGCCAGAGTTGGGATTTGGGTCGTGAGGTGTCTAGCCTACTGCACCAATATTTGGCAGATTTCCTAGCACCACAAACCTGGTCGGATTTGGCGTTTATTGCCGTTGCCAAAGGGCCAGGGGGATTTACAGGAACTCGCCTAGGGGTGGTAGCAGCCCGGACATTGGCGCAACAATTGCAGATTCCATTGTTTGGCATTTCCAGCCTAGCGGCGATCGCTGGGGCCAAGGGGGATCCTAACCAGGCGATCGCGGTTCAAATGCCCGCCCAACGGGGAGAATTACATACGGGAATTTTTCAATGGCAATATGCGCAGGCCGAACCTCACCCAAACCCGGTACTGCCCCAACAGTCATTGACGCCCGTACAACCTGAACGGGTCTACCAACCTGAAGCCTGGGACAGAACTTTACAAGCCTTGCCGATGAATTACGACCTGATTGAAGCACCAACGGCTCAAGGAGAGTATGCCGCTGTAGTCCTAGAACTGGCCCAACAGCGATGGCACCAAGGAATTCGCCCTCACTGGTCAGAAACCTTGCCCACCTACGGTCAGCATCCGGTCGATCGCTAGGTGGTTGTGATGGGCCGATCGGCAATCCTGTTCGGTAATCCCGATCGGCAGACCCTCATAACGATCGAGGCAATTTTTCTGTGATGGAGAGGTTTTGAGCTTCAACATACAAAGCCCCTTCTACGGAGAGAATCGCCTCCATGAGAGATTTCGCAAGCATTCCGTCGGGTAGGTTGCCCATGAGAATCACAACCCGCCCCCGTTGAGAAATACGCAAATTTTTCACGAGATCAATGCCAAACAGTTCCTGCAATTGCAGGACAACCCGCTTAGCAAGACCATTGTGATCGTATTGGCCATCAACCCCAATGCGTTCTGGAGGAATGGCCGTTAAGGTGAGATTTGCCGGAAGATGCAGTGTAGAAAGCGATCGACGAGCGGACTTATCAGGCTCGATCGGAGCGTTAATTATTTCTGATGATTGAGAGTTTTGCACCCATGAATTTGGAGAATTCATTAGATTTTATGGAGCGATATTATTCAGTCAACAACTCATTCGAACTTCATTAAAACTTTTCCAATATCAGCATACAATCTCCCCCAGGACAGAAGCCTAAAGTGAGTGTTATTTATTTATTTTTGTATATTTTAAAAATTATTTTTGGAAAACTTGCTAATCACCGCGACTTATCCGCAAATACACGGTATTACCAACCCAGAAGTCACCATTATCTAAAGGACAGTTCCCTCAATATTTAATTGTTGTCAACATTTTTTGGATTCTTTATCTTAATCTTCACAAATTTCACCGATCGCAGTACTCGGGCCACGAACTGTGCGATCGTTTTTCGCCCTAGCACCGACACGATAGGATTTCACTAACAGTTTTCATGACCGTTTTTCACTGCCAATTTTCACTGCCAGTTTTCACGACCGTTTTTCACTGCCAGTTTTCACAGCAGGTTTTCACAGCGAGTACCCAGAGGCTCAGGACAATCTACAACGCCTTTCTCATGTATTCTCCCCAGAGCTGAGCAGCTTGGGCACTGCTCCCTCCCGTGGGCGCGTTATCGTCATTCCCGAGCCACACCCCAGTCACTACTTTGCTGCTGGGGACGTAACCGATAAACCAGAGGTCTACGTTGTCGTTTGTAGTACCCGTTTTGCCTGCTTCGCCCCGTCCGATCGCCGCGGCCCGCCCGGTACCACTGCGCACGACCCCTTGCAGCAAACTGGTCATCGTGTCCGCCACTTCTGGAGCCACCACTTGGGTCGGGGCTTCCTGTTGGGCTTCGTAGACCACTCGGCAGGTGGCTAAATTATTGCGATCGGTGCAGTCCCCACTGTCCAAAATGCGAGTAATAGTGCGGGGTCTAGCTTTCAGTCCTTGGTTCGCTAACACTCCAAACGCGGAGGTCATTTCTAACACAGTGGTTTCACTTTGCCCAAGCACCAACCCCGGTACCGGATCGAGCTTGGAGGTAATTCCCATTTTGCGCGCAGTTTGCACCACTTGATCTAGTCCAACTTCCTGGGCAACCCGCAGCGCGATCGCATTATCCGACTTCGCCACTGCCGCAAACAAATCTTCACTGCCCCCGCCACAGCCCGCAAAACTTTGTCCATCCCAATTCAAGGGTGCACAGGAAAAGGATTGGTAGGGTTGAATGCCATTCTCTAGACCAGCAGTATAGGCAAAGATTTTAAAGGTAGAACCAGGCTGCCGTTGGGCTTGAGTAGCACGGTTAAACTGGCTTTCTTGGTAATTAGCCCCCCCCACCAAGGCCAGCACTTCTCCCGTGGCTGCATTTAGGGTGACGATCGCCCCTTGGGAATAGCCCGCTGCGGCTCCGCGATTAGCCACTGCATTGGCTAAGGATTGTTCCGCAGCCTTTTGCATTTGAGGATCCAGCGCAGTTTGAATAACAAAGTTACCCTCCTGCGCCACGTTCTCCCCCAAGAGGTCACCGAGTTCCCTTAACACTTGACTGTAGTAATAGGGAGCCATGGTATTGGCAAGGGTTTCCTTGGCCTTGGGACTGAGTTCGATGCGCGATCGTCTGGCCTTCGTGGCTTCTTCCTGACTGACCATGCCCTGTTCGGCCATGCGGGTCAGCACTCGGTTGCGATATTCCACCGCCGACTGATAATCTTTGACGGGGTTAAACGCATTGGGTGCAGGAAGAATACCCGCCAAGGTTGCCGCTTCATTCAGATCCAGATCCTTGGCTGACTTGCCAAAGTAAAATTGTGCCGCATCTTCAAAGCCATAGTTGCCAAAGCCGAGATAAACCCGACTTAGGTAAATCCGCATGAGCTCATCTTTGCTATAGGCGGTTTCCAGCTTGAGGGCAACCATGGCTTCCTTAAATTTCCGCCCGGTGGAGTCTTCGCTGCCCACATAGTCCCGCAGCAGATTCCGTGCCAGTTGCTGCGTCAGGGTACTGGCCCCTTCCCGAATGCCCCCACTTTTCACGTTCGTCACGATCGCCCGCAGCGTGCCGATCGGATCAACTCCAATGTGCCAATAGAACCGCGAGTCCTCCGAAGCCATGACCGCCCTAGGGAGATAACGCGACACCTGGGACATCGATTTGACATCCTGGTGGCTGGTGTTGGGAGGAATGGGGGTTAACGGAGTCACACCATCGCGGGCATAGACGATCGTGGGCCCCGTCACCGAGTTAGGCAAGGGATAGACCGAAAACTGTGTCCAGCTAATGGCGATCGTCCCTGCAATCAGAGCCGATACCCCAGCTAGCCCATAGAGACCGTAGCGAATGGCTCGTAGGTACCAGGCCGGGGGATCATAGTACTGCACCCGGACAGCCCCTTCCAGATCCGTAGGCCCCAGGGTAAACAGATCGTTGTGGTACAGCGTGACAGAGCGTAACCGTTTTTTGCCGCGATAAATACCATTAGTCGAATTTTCATCCCGAATCACAAACCGTTGGCGACCGGGAATGATGCCTAAAATTTTGCGAGGTTGCCGATCGCGGTTAATCGAAGCGTGCACCTGACTGACGACGGGATTGCGCACCACAATGTCGCACTGCTGGGAACTGCGGCCCATGAGATAGCGCTCGCCTAACAAAGGATAGACCTGAGCCTGGGTTTCGCCGCCCCCTTGAATCCGCAATTCTGGCACTTTGGCATTGGCTTGCAGCCGAATTTTGGAAAAGCGCACCCGCGTGGGCACAGTCTGCAACAGTTGTGTCAGACGGGTCACAGGATTTTTTTTAGGCGGTTGGGGAGAACTCATGGGCAAATGCTAGAACTGCAATAACTCTGGCCGACGGGGGCACCAGACTTTCTTCTAT of Alkalinema sp. FACHB-956 contains these proteins:
- a CDS encoding LuxR C-terminal-related transcriptional regulator; translated protein: MVLPPHANNSPPRMPTSSDSLLNPAHLLFDLQQATEIAQSFAGCLEPELLAQSLTDGLVERFNCAFARIWLLESNQTLLRLVASSGMYTHTNGFFGRVPMGAYKVGKIAQNRVSFLSNNLPEEPWVGNREWAIAHQIRGFAGYPLAIGQRVIGVLALFSHHPLEPEFLEVLPTLSTLVTVALSTAIQYQTEKHNWQLAVGHSSSEIPLSDQIAKILSGSRLTMLGTERTLDLSTHYLLLKLAETLNQAAYTRLLYDDQGVSLEITVSNPSPAATDLIDGHLAEIQLLASGLGGQLTTQPLSNQRALQIQLTLPYRQQPSDLRLEIACTASVLQLACTQLARAAGLTPCRDRNAPVLTDQPSTIAGDRKIIWIATTPVCPAKIQAKVDLSISPEQLRQVVEAVTQGQTWGIRASELTERELEILTLLTQGHRDRDIAEHLFISESTVKFHLNNVLAKLQVRTRYQAIYQAIQQGWI
- a CDS encoding cadmium resistance transporter; the protein is MHWVLQAITTGIAAFIATNLDDLILLTILFSQVYSAGDRDAAPTEGQPSHGRKAEGSLVQAQKIRAQQIRAQQIVTGQYLGFLILVLASLPGVLGGWIVPRPWLGLLGLLPIAIGLHQLLHQEPEATVQQVNVIALPDRPQRNSRKITALLSSPIGQVAAITVANGGDNLGIYVPLFASQPVATVGLILVVFFGLVGVWCAIAYFLTRHPVIVKILARYGHLLLPLVLIGLGIMIIMESQTLTLLPNWL
- the rpe gene encoding ribulose-phosphate 3-epimerase — encoded protein: MTSNKPIVISPSILSADFSRLGEEIRAVDAAGADWIHVDVMDGRFVPNITIGPLIVDAVRPHTQKPLDVHLMIVEPERYVADFAKAGADIISVHAEQSATIHLHRTLGMIKDLGKQAGVVLNPGTSLETIEYVLDLCDLILIMSVNPGFGGQSFIPGVVPKIKQLRQMCDERGLDPWIEVDGGLKGNNTWQVLEAGANAIVAGSAVFNAPDYAAAIDSIRNSKRPEKELAAV
- a CDS encoding S8 family serine peptidase, which codes for MIRQFRPKLRESSANGLDLPQFWLIHTLLSPQKRFLVSLVLISWSLMGFNQPVPIEDSSIGDKGIDALRLQKSPHNLTGRKIAIGQVEVGRPPKFGVDKAKDRSRRIQPESAFFHVPIVDAFFRDRKPGRNVSVDPHATQVASLLVSDSKAIRGVAPNARLYVAGAGAMNRGAQQEDCLAAQTVAMQNGGDVRAINISFGESLRQDPRSKAVLDGNALLTQCLDWSARVHDVLYVVAGNQGKGGIPIPTDNYNGMTIAFTQRVDDRYAKIDFSNIGDSSPSVLKRNEGIESNLNNRRSIALAAPGYRVNVRRLDGQVVTTSGTSFATPHVTGTVALLQEYGDRQLRKSCQRGEGCRLPWTIDARRHEVMKAVLMNSADKLQDTDGRRLGMTRTIFQKNNQTWLESDAAQSPKIPLNFQMGAGQLNAYRAYQQFSAGQWNPQKSVPAIGWDYNEVLHSPNDRKRHSASVNARSGSTSNSPTDPTADRISASPVYRDYVLNQPIAAGQYVSITLTWSRQVELIDRNQNGQYDIGEGFNDRGLNNLDLYLMPIEENDIRKSVAASISEVDSTEHVFQAVPVTGRYKIRVYFRQAVNALSQSYALAWWTATAK
- the csaB gene encoding polysaccharide pyruvyl transferase CsaB: MTDSNQRSNPLPSSPASERAVLCGYYGMGNAGDEALLVSLLQMLPEHITPVVLSKDPHQTYDRYGVEAYDRWKLGEILKAYEGARYFIWGGGSLMQDTSSAISPLYYAGLMKLAQLMGLQTIAWAQGLGPLHKSYNRWMTRHVLKRCQAVSVRDLGSAGLLSRWQIPHTLAPDPVWAMTPRQSPTFDRLTQGLPRPWVAVNVRQHATLTEPWLELLIQALQQFQQKARVSFVFLPFQQSLDWALAQRLQTQFPDSPIVLLEDPQQVKGIFQKVDLTIAMRLHAVIMAAAEDCRCYALSYDPKVSQVMQALHLPGQELGQLSSDPEVLVQKIVQEWLDLLGAKTWAAQSYRENLIQQAIVHREILCQVMR
- a CDS encoding DUF2499 domain-containing protein, with the protein product MNALSIPTWIIHVSSVIEWIAAIWLVWRYAEVMGYPAWKTLSWGMLPALISAMCACTWHFFDNLPGLGWLVTLQAATTAIGNCTMMAAAWWIWRNAKLSP
- a CDS encoding DUF3593 domain-containing protein, yielding MSKESLFALSLFPYLGFLWFLTRSRQTPKLALAGFYLLLVFVAVTIPAGIYAKVAYGKELANVDWLHGSAESFLTLSNIFVVLGFQQALRKAKTANPTDHS